In the genome of Flexistipes sinusarabici DSM 4947, one region contains:
- a CDS encoding TRAP transporter large permease: MDIISLFGLLVLFLLMGIPIAVSLGLSTTITMVLFTDQPSLIIAQKMFTSLDKFALMAIPLFILAGNFLSQGGAAKRIINFARSIVGHLPGGLPMSAIFACIIFAAVSGSSPATVAAIGSIMMGAIKEDGYSTRFSVGSIVCSGSLGIIIPPSIVLIVYGVTVDQSIGKLFMAGLVPGIFLGTMLMLVTYFAAVKNGHKRTKMAPLNEVWKSFKEASWGLFVIVIVIGGIYGGIFTPTEAAAVSAVYGFFVVKFIYRDLKWKQIPEVIKASASTAAMVMFIIANAMGFAYLLTIQQIPQDLAQWIIDMNFGPVMFLVFVNIMLLIAGNFMEPSSLIMIIAPLIFPVAMQLGIDPIHLGVIITVNMEVGMLTPPVGLNLFVASGISGLNIQEVIRASLPWFFVLIIGLLIITYIPQISLFLPNILYGG, translated from the coding sequence ATGGATATTATCTCTTTATTCGGACTTTTGGTTCTCTTTCTGCTGATGGGTATACCGATAGCCGTATCCCTTGGTCTGTCCACCACCATTACAATGGTATTATTTACCGATCAGCCGTCGCTTATAATTGCTCAAAAAATGTTTACATCATTAGATAAATTCGCATTGATGGCTATTCCTCTCTTTATATTAGCCGGAAATTTTCTGTCTCAGGGCGGCGCTGCCAAACGAATTATTAATTTTGCGCGTTCAATTGTGGGACACCTGCCCGGCGGTCTGCCGATGTCGGCAATATTTGCCTGTATTATTTTTGCAGCGGTCAGCGGTTCATCACCTGCAACAGTTGCGGCAATCGGATCCATCATGATGGGTGCTATAAAAGAAGACGGTTACAGCACAAGGTTTTCTGTGGGCTCTATTGTTTGCTCCGGTTCCCTGGGAATAATTATACCACCCTCCATCGTACTTATCGTCTACGGGGTTACGGTTGACCAATCGATAGGTAAACTTTTTATGGCGGGACTCGTACCCGGTATATTTCTGGGTACTATGCTTATGCTTGTCACCTATTTCGCTGCCGTTAAAAACGGACACAAACGCACCAAAATGGCTCCTTTAAATGAAGTATGGAAATCTTTTAAAGAAGCGTCATGGGGTCTTTTTGTGATTGTTATTGTGATTGGTGGTATTTACGGTGGTATTTTTACACCTACCGAAGCAGCTGCCGTATCAGCTGTTTATGGTTTTTTTGTAGTCAAATTCATATACAGAGATTTAAAATGGAAGCAGATTCCTGAAGTAATTAAAGCATCAGCTTCCACGGCAGCCATGGTGATGTTCATCATCGCAAATGCAATGGGATTTGCATATCTGCTCACCATTCAGCAGATACCCCAGGATTTGGCGCAGTGGATTATTGATATGAATTTCGGACCTGTTATGTTTCTTGTTTTTGTCAATATAATGTTGTTAATTGCAGGCAACTTTATGGAGCCTTCCAGTCTGATTATGATAATAGCACCACTGATTTTCCCTGTAGCAATGCAGCTGGGAATCGATCCTATCCACCTCGGTGTTATAATTACTGTAAATATGGAAGTGGGGATGCTCACACCCCCCGTGGGACTGAACCTGTTTGTGGCAAGCGGAATTTCGGGGCTGAACATACAGGAAGTAATAAGAGCTTCATTGCCATGGTTTTTTGTCCTAATCATTGGACTTCTGATAATAACATACATTCCTCAGATTTCACTCTTTTTGCCCAATATCCTTTACGGCGGTTAA
- a CDS encoding TRAP transporter small permease, translating to MFDKIEKTKDILVTSVMMITMSIATLVAFTNVVLRYVFNMSLVWAGELTSYLFIWSALFGAAYGFKIGMHIGVTALIQAIRPKVAKYILTVSLIITLIFMIIMVKWGYDLVMFNKMIGQVSVDLGIPFWVIYLCVPIAMAIAVYEILVKIIQTIRTPGEDFHYETIMKGH from the coding sequence ATGTTTGATAAAATTGAAAAAACAAAAGATATCCTTGTAACTTCCGTAATGATGATAACTATGTCAATAGCCACACTTGTGGCTTTTACAAATGTTGTACTTCGTTACGTTTTCAACATGTCTTTAGTATGGGCCGGTGAACTCACATCATATCTTTTCATCTGGTCAGCACTTTTCGGCGCTGCCTACGGCTTTAAAATCGGAATGCATATTGGTGTCACTGCTTTGATTCAGGCAATAAGGCCCAAAGTTGCCAAATACATTCTCACAGTGAGTTTAATTATCACACTTATATTCATGATAATAATGGTTAAATGGGGTTACGATCTTGTAATGTTTAACAAAATGATCGGTCAGGTTTCTGTAGATCTGGGGATTCCTTTCTGGGTCATATATTTATGCGTCCCTATAGCCATGGCTATCGCAGTATATGAAATTCTGGTGAAAATCATTCAAACAATAAGGACTCCCGGTGAAGATTTTCATTATGAAACGATTATGAAGGGGCATTAA
- a CDS encoding TRAP transporter substrate-binding protein yields MKHTKLLVLTIVLTLLFSFSAFAKPIVVKFSHVVANDTPKGKAAQYLKKIVEERTDGRMKVEIYPNASLYGDREAIEALQMNAIQLAAPSFSKFTGFVPELQIFDLPFLFNDSDHLHKVLDGEVGQKILKLVGQKGLVGLAYWDNGFKQISAKQRPLIKPSDAAGLKFRIMSSKVLEEQFKVIGANPQVLPFSEVYSALQQGVVDGQENTLSNIYTKKFHEVQNYMTLSNHGYLGYLLVSNKIFMNQLPEDLKKIFLGAVKDATEYARKIAKEVNQEYLKKIRESGKVEIIKLTPEQRQVWKEKMMEIYPEFYDVIGKDLIQKTLDAGK; encoded by the coding sequence ATGAAACACACAAAACTTTTAGTATTAACCATTGTATTAACATTGCTGTTTTCTTTTTCAGCATTTGCAAAGCCCATCGTGGTAAAGTTCAGCCACGTGGTGGCAAATGACACACCCAAAGGAAAAGCTGCTCAGTATCTGAAAAAAATTGTGGAAGAAAGAACTGACGGCAGGATGAAAGTTGAAATTTATCCTAATGCTTCTCTTTACGGGGACAGGGAAGCTATTGAAGCACTGCAGATGAACGCCATTCAGCTTGCAGCTCCAAGTTTTTCCAAATTCACAGGTTTCGTTCCTGAACTGCAGATTTTTGATCTCCCGTTCCTCTTTAATGACAGCGATCACCTTCATAAGGTACTTGACGGTGAGGTGGGACAGAAAATCTTAAAACTTGTAGGTCAAAAAGGTCTCGTGGGCCTGGCTTATTGGGACAACGGTTTTAAACAGATATCCGCTAAACAAAGACCGCTGATAAAACCAAGCGACGCAGCAGGCCTGAAATTCAGAATTATGTCTTCAAAAGTTCTTGAAGAACAGTTCAAGGTTATTGGTGCCAATCCACAGGTTTTACCTTTTTCTGAAGTGTACAGTGCGTTGCAGCAGGGTGTTGTCGATGGACAGGAAAATACACTCTCAAATATTTACACAAAGAAATTCCACGAAGTTCAGAATTATATGACTCTCAGTAATCATGGATATCTTGGATACCTTCTTGTTTCCAATAAAATATTTATGAACCAGCTCCCCGAAGATCTGAAGAAAATCTTTCTCGGTGCAGTGAAGGATGCCACAGAGTATGCAAGAAAGATTGCTAAAGAAGTTAACCAGGAATACCTGAAAAAAATCAGAGAATCAGGAAAGGTTGAAATTATTAAGTTAACTCCAGAACAGCGTCAGGTGTGGAAAGAAAAGATGATGGAAATCTATCCTGAATTCTATGATGTAATAGGAAAAGATCTTATTCAAAAAACTCTGGATGCAGGTAAATAA
- a CDS encoding metal ABC transporter solute-binding protein, Zn/Mn family translates to MRNKKTFLLIVVFLFQSTLTFASKSDNIAVSISPVAFIVQEIGGDKIDVLTMVPSDSNPHLYEPSVRRMISFSESSLFFFHWQ, encoded by the coding sequence ATGAGAAACAAAAAAACTTTTTTGCTTATTGTTGTATTTTTATTTCAGTCAACATTAACTTTTGCTTCAAAATCTGACAATATAGCAGTAAGTATTTCTCCTGTAGCATTTATTGTTCAGGAGATAGGCGGTGATAAGATAGATGTGTTGACTATGGTGCCTTCGGATTCAAATCCTCATCTTTACGAACCGTCTGTGCGGCGAATGATTTCTTTTTCCGAAAGCAGCCTTTTTTTTTTCCATTGGCAGTGA
- a CDS encoding metal ABC transporter substrate-binding protein: MWLDRLLSLNNNMKVQSITQHLPVTSGIKDPHVWMSPSNVKKMAEEVLSELINMKPADKSFFKSNYNSFAAKIDNIINKIDKTTKKCETDKFLTVHPVLGYFASEFHLKQIAVEKHGQEPSARYLSSLMEIIKEENIKFIFSQPQVSQQYVKVIVDETDVTAEMIDPLSNNLFIMFENIWSVFNKYCR, encoded by the coding sequence GTGTGGCTGGACAGGCTTTTATCCTTAAATAATAATATGAAAGTCCAAAGTATAACACAACATCTGCCTGTTACTTCCGGCATTAAAGATCCGCACGTTTGGATGTCACCGTCCAATGTGAAAAAAATGGCGGAAGAGGTTTTGTCAGAATTAATCAACATGAAACCCGCAGATAAAAGTTTTTTTAAAAGCAATTATAACTCATTTGCCGCTAAAATCGATAATATTATAAATAAAATCGACAAAACCACGAAAAAATGTGAAACGGATAAATTTCTTACTGTACACCCGGTGCTGGGATATTTTGCTTCGGAATTCCACCTTAAACAGATTGCGGTGGAAAAGCATGGTCAGGAGCCTTCGGCACGTTATTTGAGCTCTTTAATGGAAATTATAAAAGAAGAAAATATAAAATTTATTTTTTCCCAGCCGCAGGTTTCCCAACAGTATGTGAAAGTTATTGTTGACGAGACAGATGTTACGGCGGAGATGATAGACCCGTTGTCAAATAATCTGTTTATTATGTTTGAGAATATATGGTCTGTTTTTAATAAATACTGCAGGTAA
- a CDS encoding metal ABC transporter ATP-binding protein: MAIIEINDVSFAYERDPVLEKVSLKVSKGDFLAVLGPNGGGKTTLLKLILGLIKPDKGSIKVFGEKPGKYSKNIGYVPQYSYINKNFPLSVMESVLMGLTKKKLLNFKYTETDKSRALETLDKVDMSEYSDKQIHDLSGGQRQRVLVARALLSDPDLIILDEPTSNIDPYGKFCFFTFLEELSREKTIILVSHNINVIATKINRVACVNRFLYYNSEPVLTKEMVEILYGTHDEHVCSFGKYFSDDFTHMEK, encoded by the coding sequence ATGGCTATAATTGAAATTAATGACGTAAGTTTTGCTTACGAAAGAGATCCTGTTTTGGAAAAGGTCAGCTTGAAAGTTTCCAAAGGTGACTTTCTGGCTGTATTGGGCCCCAACGGAGGCGGGAAGACAACCCTGTTAAAATTGATTCTCGGATTGATAAAACCTGACAAAGGCAGTATAAAAGTATTTGGAGAGAAGCCGGGCAAATATAGTAAAAATATAGGTTATGTTCCTCAATATTCATACATAAATAAAAACTTTCCTCTTTCTGTTATGGAAAGTGTCTTAATGGGGCTTACAAAGAAAAAACTGCTTAATTTTAAATATACTGAAACGGATAAGAGCCGTGCATTGGAAACACTTGATAAAGTTGATATGAGCGAATATTCTGACAAACAAATTCATGATCTTTCAGGGGGTCAGCGCCAACGGGTTCTGGTTGCCAGAGCACTTTTGTCTGACCCGGACTTGATTATACTGGATGAGCCGACCTCAAATATTGACCCTTACGGTAAATTTTGTTTTTTCACATTTCTTGAGGAGCTGAGCAGAGAAAAAACAATCATTCTGGTGAGCCATAATATTAATGTTATTGCAACGAAAATTAACAGAGTTGCCTGTGTAAACAGATTTTTATATTATAACTCCGAACCGGTTCTTACTAAAGAAATGGTGGAAATATTATACGGTACGCATGATGAACATGTATGTTCCTTCGGCAAGTATTTCAGCGATGATTTTACGCATATGGAAAAATAG